TTCACGGATGACTTTTTCGATATTGGGGCGGCTCAGCAGGGTACGCTGCATCACAACCAGTTGCTGATTGATATTGCCCTGAACGGCAATCCCCTTCAGCAACGGCCCCAACAAGGTTGTCGTATCCACATAAATCTGGGCTTCGGATTCATATTGATCGGGCAGGCTGGCTACACCGAGCCAGCCCACCACACAAATCGCCCATGCGGTCGTTAATGCAAACCATCTGCGACTAACGAGAATCCGCCAGCCAACATACAGATACCGAAGAATCTCTTCCATAAACCTACTCGACCAAACGGCACCGAAATGCCTTAGAACCAGGTCTCCGGAATAATGAGGACATCGCCGGGCTGCATCGCTACATTCGCGTCAATATCCCCATCATTCAGAAGGTCATCGAGACGTACGCGCAGCTTCTGGCCTTTGCGGACAATCACGGCCCCGTTGCCATCGGCAAATTCAGTCATGCCGCCAACAGCGATCATAACGTCGAGGACGGTCATATCGTCGTTAAAGGCAATCGCCTGCGGGTCCGTTGCCTCACCCACGACGCGAACCTGCTGGGCATAAGGACCAACGAAATTGGTAACGATCACGGAAACGATCGGGTCCTGTACATATTTGCTCAGCGATTTTTCAATATCGCGCGCCAATTCGCTCGGCGTTTTATCCGCCGCCATCATATCGTCAACCAGCGGTATGGAAATCCGGCCATCCGGGCGTACCGGAACGGTCTTGGACAATTCCGGGCTACGCCACACAAAAATGTCCAATTCATCACGTGGGCCGATGATGTACTGAACATCGGTCACTTTCGGTTGTTCCACGGAATCCGCCACCGGGATCGAAGAACTACAGCCCCCTACAAAAAACGCAGCACAGACGAAGATTACACCGATAAGCGATTTACTTCGGCCCCAGTTAGTTTGCATGACCTTCCCCTCATTTTCTATTTGGGTCAGTATTCCGCGCAAAACTTGCGCATTTCCTTTTTACACAACTTCTTCTTTAATACAAAGACATGAAATATATAAAATTTAGTGAAAATCATGCCTTTCCGGCGGCATATTGTTAGGACGCTTACCGACATGCAACAGTTTTTTTCCAATACTTGCGCCCGCCGCGAATCAAAGGAGTAAAGCATTGCAGAATGCTATGTCGCTGCACTGCACATTCGAACCGCTTTCCGCACCGGATGCACTGGCTGAACGCTGGAAAGCGCTGGAGAAAAAATCCCGCAGCAGTTTTTTTCTATCCTGGAACTGGGTCGGAACCTGGTTGAACCGGCTTGCGCGGCGCCCCCTGGTTTTCAGTGCAACCCGCGATGGCGAAACAGTTGCACTCGGCCTTTTCTTCGAAACCGGCCCTTCCCGGTTTCTGTTACACCAAAGCGGCGATATGGCCGAGGATTCCATCTATATTGAATTCAACGGACTGCTTTGCGACGACACCGTCACCGGTCTTGAGGCCGATTGCTGGACCTGGCTGACATGCCAGCATCCGTCCCGCCCGCTGCTACGCCGCCCGACCTTCGACCTCAACCGCCTGAGCGAAGACAGCTTTCACCAGATTGAAGCGTCCGGAGGGTCTTCCGGCAAGCCGACGCTGGAAGCAGCCCCTTATGCGAATCTCTCCTGGATCGCCGATCAACATGGGGATTTCGCCTCTGCGCTCAGCCGCAATTCCCGTCACAAGCTGCGCCGGTCGATCACATTATACGAAACGCAGGAAGGTGACCTGACCTTGTCCCGTCCTGACACGGCGGATGACGCCCAACGCTATCTGGACCGCCTGATCGAATTGCATCAGGAAACCTGGCGCGCCCGCGGCAAGCCGGGCGCCTTCGCCCCGGACTTCTTCGAGGCCTTCCACCGGCAAATGATCAGCAACAGCTTCGACCAGGGTGTCATCGACCTGATCGAAATCCGCAGCGAGGAAGCGCCGCTGGGCTATTTATACAACTTCCTCCATCGCGGCGCTGCCCTGTCTTACCAGTCCGGCTTTCGATATGACGAAGATAACCGGCTGAAGCCCGGCTTGGTCTGCCATGCGCTGACGGCACAGGACTATCTGGATCGTGGGTTGGACCGCTACTCCTTCCTCGCCGGTGACAGCCGCTATAAACGCAGCCTCGCCACCGGGGCGGACAAGCTCTATTCCCTACGCCTCAAGGGTGACAATCAACTGACGCGCCTCGTCGGTGCGGCCCGCCACCATTAGGACTTCAGGCCGTTAGCCGACCTGACGGGAGACGATCGGCCCGATAATATTCGCCACGGGCAACGGCAGGCGTCGCCAGGTTTCAATCATCATCTTGTATTTCGGGTTGTTGGGGTTGACGTCGGGAAGCGGTACACCGTCCTTCAGGCTGAACTCAAGATTGATCGGGCGCGGCTCGAAACCCCAGTTCTTCTTGAAGGAGAAAGGCCCGGTGCCGACCTTGGACCGGCCGAAGTCAAAGACCTTGTAGCCCCGCTCCACTGCCGAACGCATCACCGCCCAATACATCAGGTCCGCCGCACCCAGCTTTCGGGCCTCGGGAACGGCACCGGTGTAATACGGCATCACGCGGTCCTTGAAATAGAAATTCAGGACACTGCTGAGCGGCTTATCACCCGAATAGACCGTCAGGACATCGCAATCATCCCCGAATGCGCTCAGCAGGTTGTCGATATATTTTTTCGAGAAGACCGGCGTCCCGTGGTTGCGCATGGTCATGGAATAGACACCGTAAAAAGCATCGCTGTCCTGTTCCAGGTGCCAGATCAGGTCGGTTTTCAAAGCCTTGCGGACCACGGCGCGCTGTTTGCGTGGGATCTGTTTCAGGCATTCGTCTTCTTCTTCCTCGATCGGCCGCTCAAAGGTGGCATAAAGCCCTTCACGCTTGATCCAGTCCTCATCCGAATTTGCAGGCGCGCGGTATTCCACATAGTCCACACCGGCCTTGTCCCGCAAATCCACCGCATGGCGTTTAAGGGCGTCATGTGCCGCCTGCGTGGTTGTGGCAATGCCGCCGCCAACGCAAAAGGCCGTGGAGACCAGACGGCTGCCAAAAATGAAACTGCGAACATGGGTCAGCGGCAGGATGCCCGTGATCCGGCCATCCTCTTCCGCCATGAGGAAGTGGCATTTCTGATTGAAGCTGTTTTCAATCACCCGCTTCCATTCCGGCCGGTGAAAGAAAGTGGTTTGCGGACAGGCAGCCACAAAGTCGCGCCAGCGCTCTATATTGCCGTCGTCGAGTTCCAATATCCGCACAGTCATACCCTTAATCCCCCTTTACCGTCCGCTGTTCGCGGGGAACGTCTCAGCCACGCGCCTGAATCAGATCGACGATCCGCCCGGCGGATTTGCCGTCCCCATATGGATTATGGGCCATGCTCATGCTGCGATAAGCCTCGTCATCGTCCAGAAGCCGGTTCACCTCGCTGACAAGTTTATCCTTGTCGGTGCCCACCAGATGCACGGTCCCCGCAGCCACGGCCTCGGGACGTTCGGTCACATCACGCATTACCAGGACAGGCTTGCCAAGCGACGGCGCCTCTTCCTGAACCCCACCGGAATCCGTGCAAATAATATCGCAGCGGGTCATCAGATAGACAAAGGGAAGGTAGTCCTGCGGGTCGATAAGATGAACGCCGTCCCGATTGCCCAGAATGTCATACACCGGCTTTTGCACATTCGGGTTCAGATGCACCGGATAGACCACCTGCACATCCCCGCGCGCCGCAATTTCCGCCAGACCGTTACAGATATTGAGGAAGCCTTCCCCGAAATTCTCACGTCGATGACCGGTCACCAGAATCATGCGTTTATCCGGGTCGATAAAATCGAACCGGCTTTCCATTTCCGCCCGCAAACCACCATTACTGTCGAGACGTTCCTCCACATCCAGCAAAGCGTCGATTACGGTGTTGCCAGTGACGAAGATATCTTCTTCCTTCACCCCTTCGCGGCGCAGGTTTTCCGCCGAACTTTCCGTTGGGGCAAAACGCATGTCGCAGATGACGTCGGTCAGCAGACGGTTCATTTCCTCCGGCCAGGGGGCGTAGATATCCCCTGTGCGCAGACCGGCTTCCACATGGCCGACGGGTATCTTCTGATAAAAGGCCCCGAGGGCTGCGGCAAAAGTGGTCGTGGTATCGCCATGAACCAGCACACGGTCCGGCTTTGCGTCCTTATAGACATCCTGAACGCCCTTAAGGACCTCGGCGGTAATATGGGTCAGGTCCTGCGCCTGTTTCATGATGTCCAGGTCATAGTCAGGGGTAACACCGAACAGGTCGAGCACCTGGTCCAGCATGGAACGATGCTGGGCGGTCACACAGACCTGCGCCTCAATACCCTCGGCCTGCTGTAACGCCTTGACCACCGGGATCATTTTGATTGCTTCCGGGCGCGTCCCAAATACACACATTACACGCATGTTTTTCCCCATTTTCTATACGTGACTCAAGGAAGTAGCCCTTCCCGGCCCAATCCGTCGGTAGATAGATACCAATGACCGATCACCGCGTCGGACGCAACTATGTCAGACATTTTTTTCGGTTTTAGGAAGACAAAACAAAAAAAGAGCGCTGCGAACAGCGCCCCTTTCTCATTTGCGTTTTGCTGATCAGATTGTGCGGCGGCGGCGCGCCACCAGCAAACCACCAAGACCGAGCAAGATGATTGCCAGACTGCCAACCTCGCTTACATTTTCCGGTCCCTTCCAGAAGCTGATATGGGACAGGGTCGGCTGCTGACCACCTTTATTCACGATACCCAGTGTATCCCAGATACCGGACATGGACGCAGGCGTGACCTGAAAAATGATGAAAGAATTCGCGGCTTTGACCGTAATCCAGCCAACGAGATCGCTGGCCGAATTCCAGGTACCGGAATAACCGCCATCACCGGACGTTACAGTCAGACCGGGATCACCGTCCTTGCCAAGCAACATCAGGTCGATCGGGTTACCTGTCACCAGTTCGATGGCCGCCTCAACATACATTTCCTTGTCGTTGCCACTGTTTGGAACAGTCAGTCCGCCGGGCAGAGAATCGCCAGCATTCACAACACACTCAAATCCGCTTCCGAAAGAACAGCCAACAGCCGCTGCATGGCTGTTCACTGAAAACAGAGCAAGTACCAGCGAAACAATCGCAAATGGTATGAGTTTTACAGTTTTCATTCTCTTGTACCTCCGGCTCTCAAGCCATAACCCCATTTTCTATGGGTGTCACCAATGTAATATGCAAGGAGCGGACCAATACAAGTTTAGTTATATAAATCAATATAATAGGAAATATTTAGGCCTTGAGAATATTAGTCCCTGTAAAAAAAATCGACACCCCCATATTAAGCAATCCTTAACGCATACAATTTTAACAAGAGATTGATCTACAATTTCCCCTCCACCTCACGAAGTTTTGCACGGCTTCAAGTCCCCAAAATGATAGTACTCCAATCAAGCTGCTGGATAATTTTATTAAAATACTGATATAATCGACCTCCCCAACGCAGTGGTCAGGGCTCATGTGGACACGCCTCAACGATAAATTCCTTTACGCCACACGCCGGTGCAAACGCGCATTGTTTGTCGCATTTATTTTCGGCCTTTTCATCAACCTGTTTCAATTCACCATCCCTCTGTACATGATGCAGATGTTCGATCGCGTGGTGCCAAGCTCCAGCCTCGATACGCTGCTCTACCTGACAATCATCGCGATCTTTGCTCTTTTCATCATGATGTTGCTGGAGACCGCGCGCTCGCGTGTGCTCAGCCGCACAGGTGCATGGTTTGAGGAATACCTGTCGCTGCATGCCTTTGATTCAGCCTTGACCGCATCCTTGCAGTTGAAGGGATACAGCACCGACGCGACAAGGGACCTTTATATTGTCCGCTCCTTCCTCGCAGGCAACGCAGTGACCTCCCTGCTGGACGCGCCGTGGATTCCCATCTTCGTTATTGTAGCCTTCATGCTGCACCCGACATTTGGCGTCATCACCGTCATCGGCGCGGTCATCATGTTCGGCTTTGCCCTGCTCAATGAATTCGTGACCAAAAAGCCGATGATCGAATCCTCCGAGGCCTCCCGTGAGGCACATCGCCGGATTTCATCTGCGACGCGCCACCCCGAGGCCATTGACGCCATGGGCATGCTGAGAGGCATGGCGAGCAAATGGTTCGAAGCCAACACCCGGTCGCTCGCCTCCCATCTGGTGTCGACGGAACGGTCCTCCATGGTCATCTCCGGGTCGAAATTCGTCCGGATGGTCATTCAGATCTCAATCCTCGCCTCCGGTGCAATGCTGGTCCTGGAAGGGCATCTGACACCGGGGGTCACCGTTGCGAGTTCCATCATCATCGGCAGGGCGCTGGCGCCCGTGGAACATTCGATCACTTCCTGGCGCAGCCTGATCCAGACCCGCGACTCGCTTGCCAAGCTGGGGCGGATGTTCGCATCCGCCGAGGTCCGCAGTGAAGGCATGAAGCTGCCGGAACCCAAAGGGCACTTGCGCGTCGAAAGCATCAATCACCTTCTGCCGGGGTCCAGCCGCTATCTTCTGAGGAATGTTTCCTTTGGGGCGGAACCCGGTGAGGCCGTCGTCATCACAGGCCCGTCGACCGCCGGCAAGTCGACGCTGGCGAGGATGCTGGTGGGCACCCTGCGCCCGACCAGCGGTACGGTACGCCTGGACAACGCTGACGTTTATGACTGGGACCGCACGGAATTCGGCAAATATGTCGGCTATCTGCCTCAGAGCAATGCGCTTTACGCCGGGACCGTCCGTGAGAATATCGGCCGCATGACCGACGCAGACTGGGGCAAGGTGGTGATCGCCGCCAAGCAGGCCAACTGCCACGACATGATCCTGCGCATGCCGCAGGGCTATGACACCCCGATCGGGGAAAGCGGCATGGCGCTGTCCGGTGGCCAGCGCCAGCGTATTGGCCTGGCCCGCGCCCTGTTCGGCGACCCGAAATATGTCGTCTTGGACGAACCGGATTCAGAGCTGGATATCGAGGGTGAAACCGCACTGACGAAAGCCATCACCGAATTGAAGGCCCGCGGCTCCACCGTGATCATCATTGCCCACCGGTCCAACATCCTGCGCGTCGCCGACAAGGTCTGCATCCTGAGTGAAGGTCAAGTCCGAATGTTCGGTCCACGCGACGAGGTTCTTGCCAAGCTGCGCCAGGGCGCCCGCCCACCGGCACCACCGACCCCGATCGACCAGCACAGGCAGCAGCAACAGGACAAACCGGCACTGGCCCAGCCACGCGCCAGCGCGTGACCAGACCTGCCGGATAAAGGAATATCCGCACCATGGAACCCATAGAGCTACCGACCCCCCAACCCAGCCCCAACATTCGCGGCGTGATCATCTTCGGGCTGGTCGTATGCCTGTTCTTTGTTGTGGGGTCGCTGCTATGGGCATCGCAACTTCCACTCGCAACGGCGGCAGTTGCACCAGGGTCCATCACCGTCGACGGCAATGTCAAAACGGTCCAGCACCTTGAAGGCGGGATCATCGAACATATTGATGTTTCCAACGGACAGTCGGTAAAGGCGGGACAGGAGTTGCTGCGCTTCAATGACGCGCAGGCGCGGGCATCCTGGCAACTGATCAACGGTCGTTACCTGAACCTGATTGCCTCCGAGGCCCGGCTGGAATCAGAACGCGACAGACTGGACCATATCGTCTACCCCGAGGAACTTTCCGCCCCGGAAAACCTGGAATTTGCTGCAACCGTCAAAAAGGCGCAGCAGGCGATTTTCGACAACGGCATCCAGGCCCGCAGCCTGAAACAGGATATCCTCACGGAAAAAATGGATCAGCTTCGTTCCCAGATCAAAAGCTTCCAGGCACAGGTCAATTCCGCCGAAAAGCAAGTCGGCCTGATTGCACAGGAAGTCAAGGCCGTGCGGGAAATGGTTTCCAAGGGCCTGGAACGTAAGCCACGGCTTTTGAAGCTGGAACGCGAACATGCCCGCCTTCAGGGCCAGAAGGATGAGAACCTGGGCCGGATCGCGGAGGCGGAACAGAAAATCGGCGAGACGCAGCTTCAAATCCTGAATATCGACGTCGAGCATCTGGACAAGGTCGTCAACGAATTGCGCGAGGTTCAGGCGCAGCTTAGTGACGTCAAAGAGCGCAGGGAAGCCGCGCGGGATGTTCTTGAACGGTCCATCCTCCGCTCGCCGGTCGAGGGCGTGGTTGAAAACCTGGCGTTTTTCACCCCCGGCGGTGTCATCCGTCCGGGTGAAAAGATCATGGATGTCGTCCCCTCCCATGACGAATTGATCGTCGAGGCACAGGTCAATCCCGTCGATATCGATATGGTATCCCCCGGCCTGCCAACAAAACTGCGCTTTCCGGTCTTCAAACAGCGTACGACACCAACCTTGAACGGTGAAGTCTTCTATGTCTCCTCCGCCGTTGAGGAAGACAAGCGCACCGGCAAGACCTATTACAAGACGCGTATCCGTATTCCAACGGACGAGTTAACCCGTCTGGAAGGGCGGAAGCTGATTCAGGGCATGCCGGTCAGCGCGATGATCGTCACAGGGGAAAGCACCTTCCTGCGTTACCTGCTGACCCCGGTCAAAGAAAGCTTCCAGGCAGCCTTCCACCAGAATTAATCAGAGCACACCTATGACGAAACGGGCCGTCAGGCGGCGGCCCGGCGACGTTCCACGCCTGCAGCCTTATGCAGGAAGGCATCGAAGATATAGAGCGTCCACAGGACATCCGAATGGTCGCTGCGCCCGGACTGATGCTGGTCGAGCAGACGCCGCAGGGCATCCGGGTCGAAATAACCGGAATCCATCATCACTTCGCTGGTGACCGCAGACGCGACCCGCCCCCGCAGGTCTTCACGGAACCAACGTGCCAGCGGAATGGTGAAACCCTGCTTGGGCCGATAGAGCACGTCATTCGGCAAATACGGTTCCAGAGCCCTCTTGAATACATATTTGCCGACACCGTTATGCAGCTTGAGCGAGCTATCAAGGCTCGCCAGCCATTCGATCAGCTCATGATCGAGAAGCGGGGCGCGAACCTCCAGCGAGTTCGCCATGCTCGCGCGGTCCACCTTTACCAGGATTTTACCCGGCAGATAGGTATGAATATCCGCATATTGCGCCTGGGACACCGCATCCACATCACCGGCCTCGGCAAAATGCCCACGCAACACGTCGCGTGCGGAATATCCCTGCAGATCCCCCTTGAAACCGCCACTGTAGAGGCGGTTTCGCATATCGTCGCCGACCACGGACACCACATTGAAATAGGCGTCCGACGCCGACAGGGCCAGTTCCTGGAAAGTGGTCTTGGCCCGCAGGAAACGCGGTGCCCAATCCATTTTGGGATACAGGCTGCCCAACGTTCCGAAAACCGGACGCCGCAAGGCGCTCGGGATCATCTGCCGGATATGGTCCACATTGTGATGCAGGCCATAGCGGCGATACCCGGCCATGCTTTCATCGCCACCGTCACCGGACAGGGCGACGGTCACGCCTTCGCGGGCATGGGCGCAGACGCGGAAGGTGGGCATGGCCGAACTATCGCCAAAAGGTTCGTCGTAAAAATCAATCAGCCGGTCCACAAGGTCGATGGAACTGGGATCGATCTCGCGCACCGCATGATGGGCATGATAACGTTCCGCCACCGCCTTGGCATAGCTGCTTTCATCAAAGGCGGGGTCATCAACGGAGACCGAATAGGAATTGACCGGCTTGTCCGACAGGCCCGCCATCAGGGCAACCACGGCGCTGGAATCCACCCCGCCAGACAGGAAGGCCCCAAGCGGTACATCGGAAATCATACGCAGGCGCACGGCCTCCGTCAGGCGTTCGATCAGCTCTTCGCCGATCTCCTCCACCTTGCCGTTGACCCGCTGGGTCATATCCAACTGCCAATAACGCTGCAACTGTGGCCGGCCGCCCCGTTTCCAGATCAGGTTATGCGCCTGGGGCAGCTTCCTGACGGATTTGTAGATCGTCTTCGGGTCGGGGACATAGCCCAGCGCCATATAGTCCTCGACCGCTTTCGGGTCGGTTTCCAGCGCCACGCCGGGATAAGCAGTCACGGCCTTCAACTCTGAACCGAAGGCCACCATGCCATCCGGCAATTCGGTGTAGTAGAGCGGCTTTTTGCCCAGGCGGTCGCGGGACAGGAACAGGGTTTCGCTGCGCGCATCCCAAAGCGCGATGGCAAACATTCCCCGGAAGCGTTTCACACAATCCGGGCCCCAGGCCTTCCAGCCGTGGACGATCACTTCCGTGTCGCTATGCGTGCGGAAGGTGAACCCCAGATCGGTCAGTTCCTTTGCAACATCCTGAAAGTTATAGATTTCACC
The Aestuariispira ectoiniformans genome window above contains:
- a CDS encoding XrtA/PEP-CTERM system amidotransferase, with the translated sequence MCGLVGVFDSRDKRSVDPALLDKMNQTLLHRGPDGGGTHVAPGIGLGHRRLSIIDLEGGIQPMFDESGDIAVVFNGEIYNFQDVAKELTDLGFTFRTHSDTEVIVHGWKAWGPDCVKRFRGMFAIALWDARSETLFLSRDRLGKKPLYYTELPDGMVAFGSELKAVTAYPGVALETDPKAVEDYMALGYVPDPKTIYKSVRKLPQAHNLIWKRGGRPQLQRYWQLDMTQRVNGKVEEIGEELIERLTEAVRLRMISDVPLGAFLSGGVDSSAVVALMAGLSDKPVNSYSVSVDDPAFDESSYAKAVAERYHAHHAVREIDPSSIDLVDRLIDFYDEPFGDSSAMPTFRVCAHAREGVTVALSGDGGDESMAGYRRYGLHHNVDHIRQMIPSALRRPVFGTLGSLYPKMDWAPRFLRAKTTFQELALSASDAYFNVVSVVGDDMRNRLYSGGFKGDLQGYSARDVLRGHFAEAGDVDAVSQAQYADIHTYLPGKILVKVDRASMANSLEVRAPLLDHELIEWLASLDSSLKLHNGVGKYVFKRALEPYLPNDVLYRPKQGFTIPLARWFREDLRGRVASAVTSEVMMDSGYFDPDALRRLLDQHQSGRSDHSDVLWTLYIFDAFLHKAAGVERRRAAA
- a CDS encoding FemAB family XrtA/PEP-CTERM system-associated protein, with protein sequence MTVRILELDDGNIERWRDFVAACPQTTFFHRPEWKRVIENSFNQKCHFLMAEEDGRITGILPLTHVRSFIFGSRLVSTAFCVGGGIATTTQAAHDALKRHAVDLRDKAGVDYVEYRAPANSDEDWIKREGLYATFERPIEEEEDECLKQIPRKQRAVVRKALKTDLIWHLEQDSDAFYGVYSMTMRNHGTPVFSKKYIDNLLSAFGDDCDVLTVYSGDKPLSSVLNFYFKDRVMPYYTGAVPEARKLGAADLMYWAVMRSAVERGYKVFDFGRSKVGTGPFSFKKNWGFEPRPINLEFSLKDGVPLPDVNPNNPKYKMMIETWRRLPLPVANIIGPIVSRQVG
- a CDS encoding HlyD family type I secretion periplasmic adaptor subunit; amino-acid sequence: MEPIELPTPQPSPNIRGVIIFGLVVCLFFVVGSLLWASQLPLATAAVAPGSITVDGNVKTVQHLEGGIIEHIDVSNGQSVKAGQELLRFNDAQARASWQLINGRYLNLIASEARLESERDRLDHIVYPEELSAPENLEFAATVKKAQQAIFDNGIQARSLKQDILTEKMDQLRSQIKSFQAQVNSAEKQVGLIAQEVKAVREMVSKGLERKPRLLKLEREHARLQGQKDENLGRIAEAEQKIGETQLQILNIDVEHLDKVVNELREVQAQLSDVKERREAARDVLERSILRSPVEGVVENLAFFTPGGVIRPGEKIMDVVPSHDELIVEAQVNPVDIDMVSPGLPTKLRFPVFKQRTTPTLNGEVFYVSSAVEEDKRTGKTYYKTRIRIPTDELTRLEGRKLIQGMPVSAMIVTGESTFLRYLLTPVKESFQAAFHQN
- a CDS encoding XrtA/PEP-CTERM system exopolysaccharide export protein, with product MQTNWGRSKSLIGVIFVCAAFFVGGCSSSIPVADSVEQPKVTDVQYIIGPRDELDIFVWRSPELSKTVPVRPDGRISIPLVDDMMAADKTPSELARDIEKSLSKYVQDPIVSVIVTNFVGPYAQQVRVVGEATDPQAIAFNDDMTVLDVMIAVGGMTEFADGNGAVIVRKGQKLRVRLDDLLNDGDIDANVAMQPGDVLIIPETWF
- a CDS encoding GNAT family N-acetyltransferase — its product is MSLHCTFEPLSAPDALAERWKALEKKSRSSFFLSWNWVGTWLNRLARRPLVFSATRDGETVALGLFFETGPSRFLLHQSGDMAEDSIYIEFNGLLCDDTVTGLEADCWTWLTCQHPSRPLLRRPTFDLNRLSEDSFHQIEASGGSSGKPTLEAAPYANLSWIADQHGDFASALSRNSRHKLRRSITLYETQEGDLTLSRPDTADDAQRYLDRLIELHQETWRARGKPGAFAPDFFEAFHRQMISNSFDQGVIDLIEIRSEEAPLGYLYNFLHRGAALSYQSGFRYDEDNRLKPGLVCHALTAQDYLDRGLDRYSFLAGDSRYKRSLATGADKLYSLRLKGDNQLTRLVGAARHH
- the wecB gene encoding non-hydrolyzing UDP-N-acetylglucosamine 2-epimerase, with protein sequence MRVMCVFGTRPEAIKMIPVVKALQQAEGIEAQVCVTAQHRSMLDQVLDLFGVTPDYDLDIMKQAQDLTHITAEVLKGVQDVYKDAKPDRVLVHGDTTTTFAAALGAFYQKIPVGHVEAGLRTGDIYAPWPEEMNRLLTDVICDMRFAPTESSAENLRREGVKEEDIFVTGNTVIDALLDVEERLDSNGGLRAEMESRFDFIDPDKRMILVTGHRRENFGEGFLNICNGLAEIAARGDVQVVYPVHLNPNVQKPVYDILGNRDGVHLIDPQDYLPFVYLMTRCDIICTDSGGVQEEAPSLGKPVLVMRDVTERPEAVAAGTVHLVGTDKDKLVSEVNRLLDDDEAYRSMSMAHNPYGDGKSAGRIVDLIQARG
- a CDS encoding type I secretion system permease/ATPase, with translation MWTRLNDKFLYATRRCKRALFVAFIFGLFINLFQFTIPLYMMQMFDRVVPSSSLDTLLYLTIIAIFALFIMMLLETARSRVLSRTGAWFEEYLSLHAFDSALTASLQLKGYSTDATRDLYIVRSFLAGNAVTSLLDAPWIPIFVIVAFMLHPTFGVITVIGAVIMFGFALLNEFVTKKPMIESSEASREAHRRISSATRHPEAIDAMGMLRGMASKWFEANTRSLASHLVSTERSSMVISGSKFVRMVIQISILASGAMLVLEGHLTPGVTVASSIIIGRALAPVEHSITSWRSLIQTRDSLAKLGRMFASAEVRSEGMKLPEPKGHLRVESINHLLPGSSRYLLRNVSFGAEPGEAVVITGPSTAGKSTLARMLVGTLRPTSGTVRLDNADVYDWDRTEFGKYVGYLPQSNALYAGTVRENIGRMTDADWGKVVIAAKQANCHDMILRMPQGYDTPIGESGMALSGGQRQRIGLARALFGDPKYVVLDEPDSELDIEGETALTKAITELKARGSTVIIIAHRSNILRVADKVCILSEGQVRMFGPRDEVLAKLRQGARPPAPPTPIDQHRQQQQDKPALAQPRASA